Proteins encoded together in one Leptospira semungkisensis window:
- the sucD gene encoding succinate--CoA ligase subunit alpha gives MAVLVDSNTKVVVQGITGKEGSFHATQMIEYGTNVVGGVTPGKGGQKVELAGKNVPVFNSLKDAIVKEGANASIIFVPPPFAADAILEGIFNEIPLVVCITEGIPTHDMLKVYSALRNSKTRLVGPNCPGVISPKYKVKMGIMPGFIHQAGNVGIVSRSGTLTYESVAQLTQHGLGQSTVIGIGGDPVPGMNHTEAVRLLNEDPETTGIVMIGEIGGTSEEEAAAYIKAHVKKPVVGFIAGQTAPPGKRMGHAGAIISGGMGTASSKMKAMQDAGISVCQSIAEVGEKMKKALG, from the coding sequence ATGGCAGTATTAGTAGATAGCAATACAAAAGTAGTGGTTCAAGGGATTACCGGAAAAGAAGGATCCTTCCACGCTACTCAAATGATCGAATACGGAACCAATGTAGTTGGAGGAGTAACTCCAGGCAAAGGCGGACAAAAAGTAGAATTGGCCGGCAAAAATGTTCCTGTATTCAATAGCTTAAAAGACGCAATCGTGAAAGAGGGAGCAAATGCTTCCATCATATTCGTTCCGCCTCCATTCGCAGCGGATGCAATCTTAGAAGGTATCTTCAACGAGATCCCTCTTGTTGTTTGTATCACAGAAGGAATTCCTACGCACGACATGCTCAAGGTGTACAGCGCACTTCGTAATTCTAAAACAAGATTGGTAGGACCGAATTGCCCAGGAGTGATCTCCCCTAAATACAAAGTTAAAATGGGGATCATGCCAGGATTCATTCACCAAGCGGGGAATGTCGGAATCGTATCCCGTTCTGGAACCCTAACTTATGAATCAGTGGCTCAGTTGACCCAACACGGACTCGGACAATCCACCGTGATCGGGATCGGAGGAGACCCAGTTCCAGGAATGAATCATACGGAAGCTGTTCGCCTTCTGAACGAAGACCCTGAGACTACTGGAATCGTAATGATCGGAGAGATCGGCGGAACTTCTGAGGAAGAAGCTGCGGCATATATCAAAGCACACGTGAAGAAACCTGTAGTAGGATTCATCGCGGGCCAGACTGCGCCCCCAGGCAAAAGAATGGGACACGCAGGAGCTATCATCAGCGGGGGAATGGGAACTGCTTCTTCCAAGATGAAAGCTATGCAAGACGCTGGAATTTCGGTTTGCCAATCCATCGCCGAAGTCGGCGAAAAAATGAAGAAGGCCCTGGGTTAA
- a CDS encoding TolC family protein — protein sequence MKQEKGKLSKSKMGRETLFSILLCATLLLGFSGLSAQDQRPTGGGKIMRLTTEETVKRALDSNFKLQNLRYELAKSDSNYLKSESQYSWRLVADGSFRQSILPFNQNNVFTGTKISNDTIKGGIEKTIRATGTYFKLEAGNTRFDSNAFEDKSNPLSAGFAGLALPPLYTGFITATISQDLLKNSFGYKGKNQEKILDNQAQMAKNQVSLQISEAIVGSLVDFWDYSVKLQSLKTYRKLQENVKDIRNLTIRKQGLGLSEGFEVNQWNALLAQADSQLETATVQKEESKRKLARTLKLESDTDLSEETDLLEEIPEKPNFTKDLEVAYKKRTDYVNAVKEKEIAELLLKNAKNDQLPTLTLSGSASSQAQTITTPEKNYTDSGDGVTSLKYKDYNGKVAFSYPLFDKGVYAGRRDSEVTLRQASLKEIELRNEVRDDLKGRIDSLEASYKIYKNSIVTESETQNYYNGVLRSFRQGRADAVAVKNALDTLVRDQLSLTQARVNFNIDLMRYYIAKNTLLERFNLDVDKLIPTIE from the coding sequence ATGAAACAGGAAAAAGGAAAACTTTCAAAAAGCAAAATGGGACGAGAAACTCTCTTCTCGATTTTGCTCTGTGCTACCCTCCTCCTCGGTTTTTCGGGTCTATCCGCTCAGGACCAAAGACCAACTGGCGGCGGTAAGATCATGAGACTTACCACAGAAGAAACCGTAAAAAGAGCCTTAGACAGTAACTTCAAACTCCAGAACCTGAGATACGAGTTGGCAAAATCCGATTCGAACTACCTCAAGTCTGAGTCCCAATACTCTTGGAGATTAGTAGCGGACGGAAGCTTTAGACAGAGTATCCTTCCATTCAACCAGAACAACGTCTTCACAGGAACGAAGATCTCCAATGATACGATCAAGGGTGGTATTGAAAAAACCATCCGAGCTACTGGAACTTATTTCAAATTAGAAGCAGGAAATACCCGCTTCGACTCGAACGCATTCGAGGACAAAAGCAATCCTCTTAGCGCAGGATTTGCAGGACTCGCACTTCCTCCGTTATATACAGGATTCATCACTGCGACTATTAGCCAGGATTTACTAAAGAACTCATTCGGCTATAAGGGAAAAAACCAAGAAAAGATCCTAGACAACCAAGCACAGATGGCAAAGAACCAAGTTTCCTTGCAAATCTCTGAAGCAATCGTTGGATCTCTCGTGGACTTTTGGGATTATTCCGTAAAACTACAATCCCTGAAGACATATCGTAAACTTCAAGAAAACGTAAAAGACATTCGTAACCTGACCATTCGCAAACAAGGTCTTGGTCTTTCAGAAGGGTTCGAGGTCAATCAATGGAACGCACTACTCGCTCAGGCAGATAGCCAATTAGAGACTGCAACAGTCCAGAAAGAAGAATCTAAAAGAAAATTGGCTCGTACTCTAAAATTAGAGAGTGATACCGATCTTTCCGAAGAGACCGACCTACTCGAAGAAATTCCAGAGAAGCCGAACTTCACTAAGGACTTAGAAGTTGCCTATAAGAAGAGAACGGATTATGTAAATGCAGTCAAAGAGAAGGAGATCGCAGAGCTTCTATTAAAGAACGCTAAGAATGATCAGTTGCCTACTCTGACTCTTTCTGGATCCGCTTCTTCCCAAGCACAGACGATCACTACTCCTGAAAAGAACTATACTGATAGCGGCGACGGAGTCACTTCCCTCAAATACAAGGACTATAACGGAAAGGTTGCCTTCTCCTATCCTCTCTTCGACAAGGGAGTGTATGCAGGACGAAGAGACTCTGAAGTTACTTTAAGACAAGCTTCTCTCAAAGAGATAGAATTGAGAAACGAAGTAAGAGACGATCTGAAAGGAAGAATTGATTCCTTAGAAGCCAGCTATAAGATCTATAAGAACTCTATCGTTACAGAAAGCGAGACCCAGAACTATTATAATGGGGTGCTTCGCAGTTTCCGCCAAGGAAGAGCAGACGCAGTCGCTGTAAAGAACGCTCTCGATACTTTAGTGAGAGACCAATTGAGCCTTACCCAAGCAAGAGTGAACTTTAATATCGATCTGATGAGATATTATATCGCTAAGAACACTCTCTTGGAAAGATTCAACTTGGATGTGGACAAACTTATTCCTACAATTGAATAA